Proteins encoded within one genomic window of Bos indicus x Bos taurus breed Angus x Brahman F1 hybrid chromosome 18, Bos_hybrid_MaternalHap_v2.0, whole genome shotgun sequence:
- the LOC113876423 gene encoding seminal plasma protein PDC-109: MALRLGLFLIWAGVSMFLQLDPVNGDQDEGVSTEPTQDGPAELPEDEECVFPFVYRNRKHFDCTVHGSLFPWCSLDADYVGRWKYCAQRDYAKCVFPFIYGGKKYETCTKIGSMWMSWCSLSPNYDKDRAWKYC, translated from the exons ATGGCACTGCGTTTGGGGCTCTTTCTGATTTGGGCTGGCGTGTCTATGTTTCTACAACTGGACCCTGTGAATGGAG ATCAGGACGAAGGTGTTTCTACTGAACCTACCCAAGACGGTCCTGCTGAATTACCTGAAG ACGAAGAATGCGTTTTCCCATTCgtctatagaaacagaaagcattttGACTGCACAGTGCATGGTTCCTTATTCCCGTGGTGTTCCCTCGATGCAGACTATGTAGGAAGATGGAAATACTGTGCTCAGAGAG ACTATGCTAAATGTGTCTTCCCCTTTATCTATGGAGGCAAGAAATATGAGACTTGCACAAAAATTGGGAGTATGTGGATGTCTTGGTGCTCACTCTCTCCAAACTACGACAAGGACAGAGCTTGGAAGTATTGCTAG